Proteins found in one Pontibacter sp. SGAir0037 genomic segment:
- a CDS encoding response regulator, with protein sequence MPQIKNVLLVDDDSASNFIAQRLLKKVNSIEHISTTLNGKEALDFVEKHQGQDTYPDLILLDINMPVMNGFEFLEHFQRFSFSGPVRIVLLTSSISPKDVETASLYNIGEFINKPLTADKVQQLVLGA encoded by the coding sequence ATGCCTCAGATTAAGAATGTTTTACTGGTCGACGATGACTCTGCCAGCAATTTTATTGCACAGCGATTGCTAAAGAAGGTAAACAGTATAGAGCATATCAGTACGACCCTGAACGGAAAGGAGGCCCTTGATTTTGTAGAGAAGCATCAGGGGCAGGATACCTATCCGGATCTGATCTTATTGGATATTAATATGCCTGTGATGAATGGCTTTGAGTTCCTGGAGCATTTTCAGAGGTTTTCCTTCAGCGGTCCTGTCCGGATTGTATTGCTGACTTCTTCCATCTCACCTAAAGATGTGGAAACTGCCAGTTTGTACAATATCGGGGAGTTTATTAATAAGCCCCTTACTGCGGATAAGGTGCAACAGTTGGTGCTAGGGGCATAA
- a CDS encoding VOC family protein, translating to MLKLNKVHHIAILCSDYTRSKEFYTQVLGLEIIREVYRAERQSYKLDLALNGAYILELFSFPDPPQRPSQPEATGLRHLAFEVENIETAAAALQEKGVPVEAIRIDPTTQKKFVFFSDPDQLPIEFYER from the coding sequence ATGCTTAAACTTAACAAGGTCCATCATATAGCTATTCTCTGTTCAGACTATACAAGATCGAAGGAGTTTTACACTCAGGTACTTGGGCTGGAGATCATCAGGGAAGTTTATCGCGCAGAAAGGCAGTCCTATAAGCTGGACCTGGCGCTGAATGGTGCCTATATACTTGAGTTGTTTTCTTTTCCTGACCCGCCACAACGGCCATCTCAACCAGAGGCGACAGGTCTCAGGCACCTGGCTTTCGAAGTTGAAAACATAGAGACAGCCGCAGCGGCTCTACAAGAAAAAGGAGTGCCCGTGGAAGCCATACGAATAGATCCGACTACCCAGAAGAAGTTTGTATTTTTTTCAGATCCTGACCAGTTACCCATAGAATTTTACGAACGATGA
- a CDS encoding sugar MFS transporter: MAGISPSTKPTPTETPYDSRQNFSGPLTIVTLLFFMWGFITCMNDILIPKLQQVFTLQLWQAMLIQTAFFGAYFIISLLYFLFSITKGDPIMKIGYKNGIIVGLIVAAIGCTLFFPAASLESYAFFLVALFVLASGITILQIAANPYVTILGAPEGAASRLNLTQALNSLGTTVAPVIGGYLIFEGVQELQASGADAVKMPYLGLAATLLLIAVLIKLAKLPHVTGEGKIIADAGALKHRHLVLGIICIFMYVGGEVSIGSALINFFKLPQIAGLGETEAGHFLAFYWGGAMIGRFFGAVALAQFKNNSYKYLIFALIGAITFAAVYSIYGMNEALITIGLVAVNFIVLLIGSFIPSRTLGFFAASVMGLLLITIFAEGQLAMWSVIAIGLFNSIMFPTIFTLAIKGLGIHTSQGSSLLVMAIVGGAIVPPLQGVVADVTGNLQLSFLIPLFCYLYILYYGFIGSKPKTVE; the protein is encoded by the coding sequence ATGGCTGGAATTTCTCCGTCTACCAAACCCACGCCTACTGAAACGCCCTACGATAGCAGGCAAAATTTTTCCGGGCCTCTTACTATTGTAACACTGCTCTTTTTCATGTGGGGCTTTATCACCTGCATGAATGATATCCTGATACCGAAGCTGCAGCAGGTATTTACCCTGCAACTCTGGCAGGCAATGCTTATCCAGACGGCATTCTTTGGAGCATACTTTATTATTTCGCTGCTTTACTTTCTTTTTTCCATAACAAAAGGCGACCCGATTATGAAAATCGGGTACAAAAACGGCATTATCGTTGGTTTGATTGTAGCGGCCATTGGTTGCACGCTTTTCTTCCCGGCCGCCAGCCTCGAGAGCTACGCCTTCTTCTTGGTGGCGCTTTTTGTGTTGGCCTCCGGCATCACCATTCTACAGATTGCCGCTAACCCTTATGTTACCATCCTGGGTGCACCTGAAGGAGCTGCCAGCCGCCTGAACCTGACACAGGCACTTAACTCGCTGGGTACGACTGTAGCACCTGTTATAGGAGGTTATCTTATTTTTGAAGGAGTACAGGAGTTACAGGCATCTGGTGCCGATGCTGTTAAAATGCCTTACCTGGGCCTTGCAGCAACCTTGCTGCTGATAGCAGTATTAATTAAACTGGCGAAGCTGCCCCATGTAACCGGTGAAGGTAAAATTATTGCAGACGCTGGCGCTCTGAAGCACCGCCACCTGGTTCTGGGTATCATCTGTATTTTTATGTATGTTGGAGGTGAGGTGTCTATCGGTAGTGCACTGATCAACTTTTTTAAATTACCGCAGATAGCAGGTTTAGGAGAAACAGAAGCAGGACACTTTCTGGCCTTTTATTGGGGAGGCGCCATGATCGGCAGGTTCTTTGGAGCCGTTGCCCTTGCTCAGTTTAAGAACAACTCTTACAAATACCTGATCTTTGCCCTGATTGGTGCTATTACTTTTGCTGCCGTTTACAGTATCTATGGCATGAACGAAGCCTTGATCACCATTGGCCTGGTAGCTGTTAACTTTATCGTGTTGCTGATAGGCAGCTTTATACCGAGTCGCACTTTAGGTTTCTTTGCTGCCAGCGTTATGGGCTTGTTGCTGATCACCATCTTTGCCGAAGGCCAGTTAGCCATGTGGTCAGTTATAGCAATAGGCTTGTTCAACTCTATCATGTTCCCTACTATCTTTACACTGGCCATCAAAGGCCTGGGAATTCATACCAGCCAGGGTTCGTCGTTGCTTGTAATGGCTATTGTAGGTGGAGCAATTGTGCCGCCACTGCAGGGTGTTGTAGCAGACGTAACAGGCAACCTGCAGCTTTCATTCCTGATTCCGCTGTTTTGCTACCTGTACATTTTATACTATGGTTTTATCGGCTCTAAACCTAAAACCGTAGAATAA
- a CDS encoding OprO/OprP family phosphate-selective porin, whose protein sequence is MIFLQFISLSLLAQSTDLEAKWDEGLKFESRDGNFNIRVGGRVHYDMAFLRQASALDTVEGGAGSSVEVRRARLAFSGAINNRFEYEFEFTFGETVSYADLYVAFLRVPVVDRVTIGHFREPFGMEEQINSNYIVFMERSLTSALGISRNTGIMLQKKLLRDKLHIYTGIYRITDELAEDLEGDGNHSLSTRFAYNPLYDSTANRALHIGLALNTRTPNDNEYEIKSYNETNTGARYIRTGMLEHVKNVRQIGGELGYSEGNLCLQGEYVHAFARLSEIEDELTEQYNREFNAYYLMASYFLKRGSRKYNVNSNEFSSVSLDEHERLKGAWELGLRYSRINLLHTDRQFSSLADVTLGLNWYFNASTRMMMNYVYSRINGNYTANSLQFRVQVSF, encoded by the coding sequence ATGATTTTCCTGCAATTTATCAGTTTATCTCTTCTGGCACAGTCTACTGACCTGGAGGCGAAGTGGGACGAGGGGTTAAAGTTTGAAAGCCGCGACGGTAATTTTAACATACGGGTAGGAGGCAGGGTGCACTATGACATGGCTTTTTTACGACAGGCATCGGCACTGGATACAGTTGAGGGAGGGGCAGGAAGTAGTGTGGAGGTGAGGAGGGCACGCCTGGCATTTAGCGGTGCCATCAATAATCGGTTTGAATACGAGTTTGAATTTACGTTTGGTGAAACTGTATCGTATGCCGACCTCTACGTCGCCTTTTTACGGGTGCCTGTTGTGGATCGTGTCACCATCGGGCATTTTCGGGAGCCCTTTGGCATGGAAGAGCAGATAAACAGTAACTACATTGTGTTTATGGAAAGGTCGCTTACCAGCGCTTTGGGTATATCCCGGAATACCGGTATTATGCTGCAGAAAAAGCTCCTGAGGGATAAGCTTCACATTTATACAGGCATTTACAGAATCACAGATGAACTGGCCGAAGACCTGGAAGGAGATGGAAACCACTCATTGAGCACCCGCTTCGCATATAATCCTTTGTATGACAGTACCGCTAACCGGGCACTTCATATAGGTCTGGCTTTAAATACCCGCACGCCAAATGATAATGAATATGAAATTAAATCTTATAACGAGACTAATACCGGTGCCCGCTATATAAGAACCGGCATGCTGGAGCATGTAAAAAACGTGCGGCAGATCGGAGGTGAACTAGGCTATTCAGAAGGAAACCTGTGCCTGCAGGGGGAGTATGTGCATGCTTTTGCCCGCCTTTCTGAAATAGAAGATGAACTGACAGAGCAATATAACAGGGAGTTTAATGCTTATTACCTGATGGCCTCTTACTTTCTGAAGCGTGGCAGCCGGAAGTATAATGTTAACAGCAACGAATTTTCCTCTGTATCACTTGATGAGCACGAAAGGCTGAAAGGTGCCTGGGAACTTGGGCTGCGCTACTCCCGCATTAATCTACTACACACCGACAGGCAGTTTTCGTCTCTGGCTGATGTTACGTTGGGACTTAACTGGTATTTTAACGCTTCTACCCGTATGATGATGAACTATGTTTACAGCCGGATTAATGGTAATTATACGGCCAACTCGTTACAGTTCCGGGTGCAGGTGAGCTTTTAA
- a CDS encoding penicillin-binding protein 1A, translating to MNIKRALLKLFRLLMYGMVLPVLQFFKTEFSHFFQSQKPKFTAAYWKDKWSRIKQLKWQKADLIFLLKGAYKIGLVVILLLVCFYFAVYLGFFGHMPSHRELRAKQNSAASEVYSADRVLLGRYYIQDRTNVKFDDIATSAVNALIATEDVRFYKHQGLDIRSMGRVLVKSLLLQNESSGGGSTLSQQLAKNMYPRKDYRFWDMPINKLREIIIARRLESIYTKEEILELYLNTVPMGGNLYGIERASRRFFNTTADSLKTEEAAVLIGMLKATTTYNPRLDLERSRRRRNVVLGQMAKYNFLGPAEADSLQQLPLKLRYTYVTHNDGMAPYFREQLRQELVQWCASQKKKNGEPYNLYTDGLKIYTTIDAGMQLHAERAITQRMAALQKQFDAHWKGRSPWGNNASVLQNAMLRSDRYKKLKAAGKSDEEIREVFRKPVPMTVYSWGGSKRRDMSPYDSLAYYQRFLNTGLLSMEPATGYVRAWVGGINHHVFKYDHVRSKRQVGSTFKPFVYAAALEQGVEPCAFFPNERITYPTNDNWSPRNANEQYGGEYTMRGALAHSVNTVSAQLIMQAGVDRTVRLAQRLGIQSDLPEVPALALGVADLSLFEMVGAYAAFANDGYKTTPVYIERITDRNGNVIRQHRPEEVKSRALSRANAAIMLHLMRGVVEEGSAAKLRSEFGLAMDIAGKTGTTQDQTDGWFIGITPELVTGVWVGGESRSIRFRTLALGQGSNTALPIWGDYIRRIARDPDYKGYYNSRFKPLPAELQGYLNCESYRAAPPPEAEKNFLDRIVDHVTDKAVQTFENWRDRAKQRREERKRAREDKKRQRQR from the coding sequence ATGAATATAAAAAGAGCCCTGTTGAAATTATTTCGCTTGTTGATGTACGGGATGGTGCTCCCTGTACTGCAGTTTTTCAAAACAGAATTTTCTCATTTCTTTCAAAGCCAGAAACCAAAATTTACTGCAGCTTACTGGAAAGATAAGTGGAGCAGGATAAAGCAGCTAAAGTGGCAGAAAGCTGATCTCATTTTCCTGTTGAAAGGAGCTTATAAAATTGGGCTGGTGGTTATTCTTCTGCTGGTATGCTTTTACTTTGCCGTATACCTTGGCTTTTTCGGTCATATGCCGTCCCACCGGGAGCTACGGGCAAAACAGAATAGCGCTGCTTCAGAAGTTTATTCTGCCGATCGTGTGCTGCTTGGAAGATACTACATCCAGGACCGGACTAACGTTAAGTTCGATGATATAGCGACTTCGGCCGTAAATGCGCTTATTGCTACGGAAGATGTGCGGTTTTACAAACACCAGGGCCTCGATATCCGAAGCATGGGCCGTGTTCTTGTTAAATCGCTTCTACTCCAGAACGAAAGCTCCGGCGGGGGCAGTACGCTGAGCCAACAACTTGCCAAAAATATGTACCCCCGGAAAGATTACCGCTTCTGGGATATGCCCATCAATAAACTCCGGGAAATCATTATTGCCCGGCGACTGGAAAGCATTTATACCAAAGAAGAAATTCTGGAGCTTTACCTGAACACAGTGCCTATGGGTGGTAACCTGTATGGCATAGAACGTGCCTCCAGGCGCTTCTTTAACACTACCGCCGACTCGTTAAAAACAGAAGAAGCAGCCGTGTTGATAGGCATGCTGAAAGCAACCACTACATATAACCCGAGACTCGACCTGGAGCGGTCCAGGCGCAGACGCAATGTTGTGTTGGGCCAGATGGCAAAGTATAACTTCTTAGGCCCGGCCGAAGCAGATTCTCTTCAGCAACTACCTTTGAAGCTTCGCTATACCTATGTTACACACAACGATGGCATGGCCCCTTATTTCAGAGAGCAGCTGCGGCAGGAGCTGGTACAATGGTGTGCATCACAGAAAAAAAAGAACGGAGAGCCCTATAACCTCTACACCGACGGGCTTAAAATATACACTACCATTGATGCAGGTATGCAGTTGCATGCTGAGCGGGCAATAACACAGCGGATGGCCGCATTGCAAAAGCAGTTTGATGCACACTGGAAAGGCCGTAGCCCCTGGGGAAATAATGCTTCTGTTCTTCAGAATGCCATGTTACGCTCCGACAGATATAAAAAGCTGAAAGCCGCCGGAAAATCGGATGAAGAAATACGGGAGGTATTCCGGAAACCAGTGCCGATGACTGTGTATAGCTGGGGCGGCAGTAAACGGCGAGATATGAGTCCTTACGACTCGCTGGCCTATTACCAGCGCTTCCTGAACACAGGCTTACTTTCTATGGAGCCTGCCACAGGTTATGTAAGGGCCTGGGTGGGAGGCATAAACCATCATGTGTTTAAGTATGACCACGTCAGATCGAAGCGGCAGGTTGGTTCTACCTTTAAACCGTTTGTGTATGCAGCTGCCCTCGAACAGGGCGTGGAACCCTGTGCTTTTTTTCCGAATGAGCGCATAACCTATCCTACCAACGACAACTGGTCGCCCCGAAACGCGAATGAGCAATACGGAGGAGAGTATACCATGCGCGGTGCCCTGGCACATTCGGTTAATACAGTTTCAGCACAGCTTATTATGCAGGCCGGGGTAGATCGTACAGTCAGGCTGGCACAGCGGTTAGGTATACAGAGCGATCTGCCTGAAGTTCCTGCACTGGCCCTGGGAGTAGCAGATTTATCTCTTTTCGAAATGGTAGGCGCTTATGCCGCTTTTGCAAACGATGGCTATAAAACCACGCCGGTTTACATTGAGCGAATTACAGACCGGAATGGAAATGTTATCAGGCAGCACAGGCCGGAGGAGGTAAAAAGCCGGGCTTTATCCAGAGCCAATGCTGCCATAATGCTGCACCTGATGCGGGGTGTGGTGGAAGAAGGAAGTGCGGCCAAACTACGCTCCGAATTTGGCCTGGCCATGGACATAGCAGGGAAAACCGGCACCACCCAGGATCAAACCGATGGCTGGTTTATTGGCATTACCCCTGAGTTGGTAACCGGCGTATGGGTTGGAGGTGAAAGTCGAAGCATTCGCTTCAGAACACTGGCACTGGGGCAGGGCTCAAACACAGCGCTGCCTATCTGGGGCGACTATATCAGGCGAATAGCCCGCGATCCGGACTATAAAGGCTACTACAACAGTCGCTTTAAACCCTTACCGGCTGAACTGCAGGGTTACCTGAACTGCGAGTCTTACCGCGCCGCGCCGCCTCCTGAAGCTGAAAAGAATTTCCTGGACCGCATCGTAGATCATGTCACCGATAAAGCTGTGCAGACATTTGAAAACTGGAGAGATCGGGCTAAACAAAGACGCGAAGAACGTAAGCGGGCCCGTGAAGACAAGAAGCGGCAGAGACAACGGTAA